In Candidatus Electrothrix scaldis, the genomic window GCCGGACAAGTTTCAATAAGAGCCTGATGAACTGCAACCTGCACCTCTGTGAACGGGCAACAACCAGGGCTCGCAAAGAGAACATGCAGATTCGTGGCCTAGCTGTGCTGGATAGTACTCAGCCAGGCCACCTCACTGGAGGAACAGCCTCTATGATCTCTCTCTGGCAACAGCAGGATATCCGGTATTCCTGCATTTTTCTTGACAAGCTAAGGAGTAAAAACAACACAGGTAATCCTTATGGGTCATGACGTTTTTATCAGTCATTCTTCGCAAAGCAGTACTGCGGCCACAAGCATTGTTCAGCAGCTTGAACAAAACGGTATCCATTGCTGGATCGCACCTCGGGACCTGAACCCAGGCAGCGAATGGGCAGAGGGAATCATTGACGGCATTGAAGAATGCCCCGTATTCCTGCTCCTCCTCTGCCCCCATGCCAACAGCTCTCCGCAGGTCCTCCGGGAAGTGGAACGTGCTGTCAGCAAAAAGAAGCCTGTTATCCCGGTCATGCTGGGGAACTTCACCCTGTCAAAATCCCTGGAATACTTTATCAGCAGCCATCACTGGCTGGAGTTTTCCCCGAAGACCGCCCGCAACAACACCAAAATACTTATTGATGTTATCCATAAAAAGCTCTCAAACCAAGACCGTGTCGCATATTCATCGTCTCAGGAGGCCCCACTAAATACTCACAGCAGGCAAACTTTTTTTTCTCGCAAAAGAGCTGTTTTTTCGCTTCTTGCTCTCCTTTTCCTTCTGCTGAGCTGGCTCTTTTTTCATTTCTTCTGGCATCATTTTGCATCACCTGCCCCGCCCCCTGCTGTGCCGAAGACAACAACACAAGCCCTTGATCACTCCACCCAAGCAACAATCTCTGAAGAAGATCTCGGACCGGACGTTGTTTCTGGAGAAGTTTTCGGGATACCGAATGGCAACGTTGTGAAAGCACGTATTAACGGCAAAGAAAGAGAGCTTCGCCTGTACGGCATAGATGCCCCTGCGCCTCAACAGGAGTACAATGAAGAAGCGCGAGCCTTCCTTGAACAACTGATTATTGACAACCGCATTCGTGCCACCTTACTTGGAAAAGACGATCGTGGACATACTGAGGCGATTGTCAGCAGCGGAGAAGCACTCCTCAACAAGGAAATGATCCGGGCAGGATATGCCTGGAAAAATCCCAAGCATTGCCAGAAAGAACCTTTATGTTCCGAAATGGGCAAACTTGAACAGAAAGCACGGGATCAACGCCTGGGACTCTGGCAGGGAGATAACCCTATCCCGCCTTGGGAATGGCCCAGGCATCAGAAACTTTTACAAAAACAATGAGACGAACCTTGACCGTCTGGCATCTCGAGGCCTATTATGCATGGTACATTAGTCA contains:
- a CDS encoding TIR domain-containing protein — encoded protein: MGHDVFISHSSQSSTAATSIVQQLEQNGIHCWIAPRDLNPGSEWAEGIIDGIEECPVFLLLLCPHANSSPQVLREVERAVSKKKPVIPVMLGNFTLSKSLEYFISSHHWLEFSPKTARNNTKILIDVIHKKLSNQDRVAYSSSQEAPLNTHSRQTFFSRKRAVFSLLALLFLLLSWLFFHFFWHHFASPAPPPAVPKTTTQALDHSTQATISEEDLGPDVVSGEVFGIPNGNVVKARINGKERELRLYGIDAPAPQQEYNEEARAFLEQLIIDNRIRATLLGKDDRGHTEAIVSSGEALLNKEMIRAGYAWKNPKHCQKEPLCSEMGKLEQKARDQRLGLWQGDNPIPPWEWPRHQKLLQKQ